In Chitinophaga sp. HK235, a single window of DNA contains:
- a CDS encoding helix-turn-helix domain-containing protein, with protein MDVLLKKTSYLPPLILRPYIDRFWTGEGTAATYSLPTLAAGTGAEMIFQLKAPMTIVSQDNSLHTPPMQAIYCIRNQCYKAMINKDHFFIAVRFKAGAIRHFCPIPVADVTECFPDINMLYGDEGKRLTERLYGSISISQQLELIGDFLLGLLNKYHRPHTLIDEAVRQLYYNREIPDLISFSAGLGSSYRQFERFFINNVGITPKSFQQRARLNNTLKHLLSHQIRDYLPVAFDFGYYDQSHFIRACRRFFGDKPGAILSPASQNQHFYLSSFNASGSTDKK; from the coding sequence ATGGATGTGTTGCTAAAAAAGACGTCTTACCTGCCGCCTCTTATTCTTCGCCCATATATTGACCGCTTTTGGACCGGCGAAGGTACCGCCGCTACTTATTCCCTACCTACATTAGCCGCGGGCACCGGTGCGGAAATGATCTTCCAGCTCAAAGCTCCCATGACGATCGTTTCCCAGGACAATTCCCTTCATACGCCACCCATGCAGGCGATCTATTGCATTCGCAACCAGTGCTACAAAGCCATGATCAATAAAGATCACTTCTTTATTGCCGTCAGGTTTAAAGCGGGCGCTATCAGGCATTTCTGCCCTATACCAGTGGCTGATGTTACAGAGTGTTTTCCGGATATAAATATGCTTTACGGAGACGAAGGCAAAAGGTTAACAGAAAGATTGTACGGCAGTATAAGTATATCGCAACAACTGGAACTGATCGGAGATTTCCTGCTCGGACTTTTAAACAAATATCATCGCCCTCATACACTGATAGACGAAGCTGTCAGGCAGTTGTATTATAACCGTGAGATCCCCGATCTGATATCTTTCAGTGCTGGCCTGGGCAGCAGTTACCGCCAGTTTGAACGGTTTTTTATAAACAACGTGGGCATCACACCAAAGTCATTCCAACAGAGAGCACGACTGAACAATACCTTAAAACACCTTTTATCGCACCAGATCAGAGATTACCTCCCGGTAGCCTTCGATTTCGGATACTATGACCAGTCTCATTTCATAAGGGCTTGCAGGCGATTTTTCGGTGATAAGCCTGGTGCTATCCTATCCCCTGCAAGCCAGAACCAGCATTTCTATTTGTCGTCTTTTAATGCATCAGGCTCGACCGATAAAAAATAA
- a CDS encoding alginate lyase family protein, which translates to MKKNTIFYCLAASILLATVLLFSCGKQQLKDSLNTSTKAGATTKTDASTAQITSFVHPGVLNTQASLDYVGGQVNGGDANRTAYYQKVIDYVDSHPVPTSFYATVVVGSNGATSPSKSQIRKDAELAYALALRWAKTGTQSWADKCIQILNGWSYTFQNYALLDASTNPNQPGLEASWTTPSFVAAAEIMRYYQINGHGSGWSSADITQFSNYLNNVKNNYINNMPVYNNNWNASQGYAKMAIGIFLNSTSVYQNGYDLITTYLPIIVQSNGNIPEYCSRQDCVHFQYSLTAFAYAAQLAKIQGDNTLWTANSSRISAGYDYMRAAYGQTTSCNYCSTSSPVFPGTEVAYNHYQTSNLSYLRGLQAPLGVPNDNTFLGFTTYTHYGVSSLQ; encoded by the coding sequence ATGAAAAAAAACACCATTTTTTATTGCCTTGCTGCAAGCATCCTCCTTGCCACTGTTTTATTATTTTCCTGCGGGAAACAACAACTGAAAGACAGTTTAAATACCAGTACAAAGGCTGGTGCCACTACTAAAACCGACGCTTCCACTGCGCAGATTACTTCATTTGTACATCCAGGCGTATTAAACACACAGGCCAGCCTTGATTATGTAGGCGGCCAGGTAAACGGTGGCGATGCCAACCGTACTGCCTATTATCAGAAAGTAATTGATTATGTGGACAGTCATCCGGTACCTACCTCCTTTTACGCCACGGTGGTAGTTGGGTCCAACGGTGCCACTTCTCCTTCAAAATCACAGATCAGAAAAGATGCCGAACTCGCATATGCCTTAGCGTTAAGATGGGCTAAAACAGGTACTCAAAGCTGGGCCGACAAATGCATTCAGATACTGAATGGATGGTCTTATACTTTTCAGAATTATGCCTTGCTGGATGCTTCCACCAATCCCAACCAGCCTGGACTGGAAGCCTCCTGGACCACTCCCAGCTTCGTGGCAGCAGCAGAAATCATGCGTTACTACCAGATAAACGGGCATGGCTCAGGATGGTCTTCCGCAGATATCACTCAGTTTTCCAACTATCTCAATAATGTAAAGAATAACTACATCAACAATATGCCGGTGTATAACAATAACTGGAATGCTTCCCAGGGTTATGCAAAAATGGCCATAGGCATCTTCCTGAACAGTACCAGTGTTTATCAGAACGGATACGATCTGATCACTACCTATCTGCCCATCATTGTACAATCCAACGGTAATATCCCTGAATACTGCAGCCGCCAGGACTGTGTGCACTTTCAGTATTCACTGACCGCGTTTGCTTATGCTGCACAACTGGCAAAGATCCAGGGTGATAATACCCTATGGACAGCCAATAGCAGCCGTATCAGCGCCGGTTATGATTATATGCGCGCAGCCTATGGTCAAACAACCAGTTGTAACTACTGCTCCACTTCCAGCCCTGTATTTCCAGGCACAGAAGTCGCATATAACCACTATCAAACCAGCAATCTCAGTTATTTAAGAGGTTTACAGGCTCCCCTGGGCGTGCCTAATGATAATACGTTCCTGGGCTTTACCACTTACACGCATTATGGTGTAAGCAGCTTGCAATAA
- a CDS encoding DoxX family protein, translating to MQNKNFPYGYSYLLIRLIPGLVFLSEGIQKFVVPVELGPGRFEKIGFSHPEFWAYFTACFEILCGLLLIAGLIVRLAVVPLLIVMIVAFITTKLPILDQKGFWAMAHEYRTDFAITLLLIFLLINGAGWPSADSRIARIKKKRRF from the coding sequence ATGCAAAACAAAAATTTTCCGTATGGTTATTCCTATTTGTTGATCCGGCTAATACCAGGGCTGGTATTTTTATCGGAAGGAATACAAAAATTCGTAGTACCAGTTGAACTGGGTCCCGGACGTTTTGAAAAGATAGGATTTTCCCATCCCGAATTTTGGGCTTACTTTACCGCCTGTTTCGAGATTTTGTGTGGCTTGCTGTTAATTGCCGGATTAATAGTAAGATTAGCAGTGGTACCATTGCTGATAGTAATGATTGTAGCCTTCATTACTACCAAATTACCCATACTTGATCAAAAGGGATTCTGGGCAATGGCCCACGAGTATCGCACTGATTTTGCAATAACCCTGTTATTAATATTCCTGCTTATTAACGGGGCGGGGTGGCCCTCGGCTGATAGCCGGATAGCCCGCATTAAAAAGAAGCGGCGATTCTGA
- a CDS encoding class I lanthipeptide, whose protein sequence is MKKKANKKLLLKKIAVTKLQVNNPEAIKGGGPGGPQTSSIWICDGCGGKTTISCGGAGYPCD, encoded by the coding sequence ATGAAAAAGAAAGCAAACAAAAAGCTGTTGCTGAAGAAAATTGCAGTGACTAAACTGCAGGTAAACAATCCAGAAGCTATAAAGGGCGGCGGACCTGGTGGTCCACAAACCTCTTCTATCTGGATCTGCGATGGCTGCGGCGGTAAAACTACGATCTCCTGCGGAGGAGCCGGATATCCTTGCGACTGA
- a CDS encoding lysylphosphatidylglycerol synthase transmembrane domain-containing protein — protein sequence MPVTSNDKTPSSREKIKTSYWVWSVVFFVFALVLIIFYYHDIKKELLLLKRVDIYWLAIAICSQLLTYFFAAIVYRVLLKAYKLERYPDLWELMKATVISLFFNQAIPSGGISGSTFIFGFLESYKVSPTDLISLIVVELMCYYFALEILIILLLLAAIFVYKTPQVFIGTLAAGILIFIFLGFIIVFAGRKKFLAKLFEKMKRIKFIGKNMSLDISQSRGEGSLSFLKKERIKVMKGTLFQLLMIAADCLTIYALLRGMGTSPSPYVVVLTFIGTRIIAVLPLSPGSLVVFESSMVFFLTHLGVPVGTAIVVTLLYRLLSFWFPMPVGFMLYRSELKKKDIGIP from the coding sequence ATGCCTGTTACCAGTAATGATAAAACGCCCTCCTCCAGGGAAAAAATAAAGACCTCTTACTGGGTATGGTCAGTAGTTTTCTTCGTTTTTGCGTTAGTGCTGATCATCTTTTATTACCACGATATCAAAAAAGAATTGTTGCTCCTTAAAAGAGTAGATATATATTGGTTAGCGATTGCTATATGCTCTCAACTACTGACTTATTTCTTTGCTGCTATTGTTTACCGTGTTTTACTGAAGGCATATAAACTAGAGCGATATCCCGACTTATGGGAACTAATGAAGGCTACCGTTATCTCCTTGTTTTTTAATCAGGCCATACCAAGCGGAGGAATCAGCGGCAGTACTTTTATATTCGGATTTCTCGAAAGCTATAAGGTGTCTCCAACAGATCTCATTTCCCTGATCGTGGTAGAGCTGATGTGTTATTATTTCGCGTTGGAAATATTGATAATACTATTGCTCCTGGCCGCTATATTTGTTTATAAAACGCCGCAGGTATTTATCGGCACATTGGCGGCGGGCATTCTGATCTTTATTTTCTTAGGTTTTATTATAGTATTTGCAGGTAGAAAAAAATTTCTTGCGAAGCTTTTTGAGAAAATGAAGCGGATAAAGTTCATTGGAAAAAATATGTCTCTGGACATCTCACAAAGCCGGGGTGAGGGATCTCTATCATTCCTGAAAAAAGAGCGTATAAAAGTAATGAAGGGCACACTGTTTCAACTGTTGATGATTGCTGCTGATTGTCTTACTATTTATGCATTACTTCGTGGAATGGGGACTTCCCCTTCTCCCTATGTCGTTGTTCTTACTTTTATAGGCACCAGAATTATTGCTGTGCTACCGCTTTCACCCGGATCACTTGTTGTCTTTGAAAGCAGTATGGTATTCTTTCTTACCCACCTGGGTGTGCCGGTAGGTACAGCAATTGTAGTGACATTGCTTTACAGGTTGCTGTCTTTTTGGTTCCCCATGCCGGTAGGGTTTATGTTATACAGAAGCGAGCTGAAAAAAAAAGATATAGGCATTCCCTGA
- a CDS encoding putative quinol monooxygenase, with product MNRTKMLLWQLACIVFAMPALGCQLTDLDSREPTSAHPDIHLTIDAPAAVLFLHIPDAEKWPHGYNPEDSCLRKLSEKEYQTMSTTITTMEKFVIAKLFIRPESTDEFRRALEELAVLTRKEPGCIDYTYYPEPAEKGAFTLIEHYRDQAGLRYHFQQAYLAEFVKKMEGWKSKDLKVYFLSVEPDALKDDK from the coding sequence ATGAATCGTACAAAGATGCTCTTATGGCAGCTTGCCTGTATTGTATTTGCCATGCCAGCCTTAGGATGCCAGTTAACAGACCTGGACAGCCGGGAGCCGACAAGTGCCCATCCGGACATCCACCTGACTATCGATGCGCCTGCAGCTGTGTTATTTCTTCATATACCGGATGCTGAAAAATGGCCTCATGGATATAATCCTGAAGACAGCTGCCTGAGAAAACTATCGGAAAAAGAATATCAAACAATGAGTACTACAATTACAACAATGGAAAAATTCGTTATCGCAAAGCTGTTTATCCGGCCGGAATCGACGGATGAATTCCGTCGGGCACTGGAGGAACTCGCCGTGCTGACCAGGAAGGAGCCCGGCTGTATCGACTATACTTATTATCCGGAGCCAGCAGAAAAAGGTGCATTTACATTGATAGAACACTATCGTGACCAGGCAGGGCTCCGGTATCATTTCCAGCAGGCTTATCTGGCAGAATTTGTCAAAAAGATGGAAGGATGGAAATCGAAAGACCTGAAGGTTTATTTTTTATCGGTCGAGCCTGATGCATTAAAAGACGACAAATAG